In Arachis hypogaea cultivar Tifrunner chromosome 2, arahy.Tifrunner.gnm2.J5K5, whole genome shotgun sequence, a genomic segment contains:
- the LOC112753730 gene encoding AT-hook motif nuclear-localized protein 22: MDPVAAQGRPLPPPFLTRDLHLHPHHQFQPHHNLNNTNTNQTTDLNDQNRGQKRDRADDQNPATPPSTGDGKDPHSGGGESGEISRRPRGRPAGSKNKPKPPIIITRDSANALRSHVMEVANGCDIMESVTVFARRRQRGVCILSGSGTVTNVTLRQPASPGAVVTLHGRFEILSLSGSFLPPPAPPAASGLAIYLAGGQGQVVGGSVVGPLLAAGPVVIMAASFGNAAYERLPLEEEEGSVPVSGSGGGGLGSPGIVGQQPQPQPQPQQLVGGDPNSSSMFHGGVPQNLLNSCQLPAEGFWGGSGARPPF; encoded by the coding sequence ATGGACCCAGTCGCAGCACAAGGAAGACCTCTACCGCCTCCTTTTCTTACCAGAGACCTTCATCTACACCCTCACCATCAATTTCAACCACACCATAatctcaacaacaccaacaccaaccaaACCACCGATTTGAATGACCAAAACCGTGGCCAAAAGCGTGACCGTGCCGATGACCAGAACCCCGCCACCCCTCCTTCTACTGGAGACGGCAAGGATCCGCACTCCGGCGGAGGAGAATCCGGCGAGATCTCCAGGAGACCCAGGGGGAGACCAGCAGGCTCCAAGAACAAGCCTAAGCCACCCATCATCATCACAAGGGACAGTGCAAATGCTTTAAGATCTCATGTCATGGAAGTTGCAAACGGTTGTGACATCATGGAGAGTGTCACCGTCTTCGCGCGGCGGCGCCAGCGCGGTGTTTGTATCCTCAGCGGCAGTGGAACGGTTACCAACGTCACTCTCCGGCAGCCGGCTTCGCCGGGTGCCGTAGTAACCCTACATGGTAGGTTTGAGATTCTGTCCCTGTCCGGATCATTCCTGCCGCCGCCGGCCCCGCCTGCAGCGTCAGGACTAGCCATATATCTGGCTGGTGGACAGGGACAGGTAGTAGGTGGGAGTGTGGTGGGCCCACTTTTGGCGGCCGGCCCGGTGGTGATCATGGCAGCCTCGTTCGGCAATGCAGCCTACGAGAGACTGCCACTAGAAGAGGAGGAGGGGTCCGTCCCCGTCTCAGGAAGCGGAGGCGGGGGACTAGGATCCCCTGGAATTGTCGGACAACAGCCACAGCCACAACCGCAACCGCAACAACTAGTGGGAGGAGATCCCAATAGTTCATCAATGTTTCATGGTGGAGTGCCTCAAAATCTTCTTAATTCATGCCAATTGCCAGCTGAAGGTTTCTGGGGTGGTTCCGGTGCACGCCCTCCCTTTTAA
- the LOC112753746 gene encoding kinesin-like protein KIN-UB isoform X1: MASTIHRNVVAQRGSAKLDRQGANNNSILRTKPRHSHPPGSGAPRRSSPSHGGDAVPGRVRVAVRLRPQNAEEMMADADFADCVELQPELKRLKLRRNNWDSDTYEFDEVLTEFASQKRVYEVVAKPVVESVLDGYNGTVMAYGQTGTGKTFTLGQLGEEDTSSRGIMVRAMEDILSDLSPETDSVTVSYLQLYMETVQDLLNPANDNIPIVEDPRSGDVSLPGATHVDIRDQQTFLELLRLGEAHRIAANTRMNTESSRSHALLTVHVRRSVVESADNVLTENFDASHLTKPSKPLIRKSKLVVIDLAGSERIHKSGSEGHMLEEAKSINLSLSALGKCINALAENSAHVPFRDSKLTRLLRDSFGGTARTSLIVTIGPSPQHRGETSSTILFGQRAMKVENMLKIKEEFDYKSLSRKLEVQLDKLIAENERQRKAFEDEVERINLEAQCRIAEVEKNFAEALERERLKCQMEYMESVKQLEQKLMTSQERQGCNGFVNGCGEGVATSSADEVAEVKKLLEIEKGKRKAIEEELKSQKIQLGKYGQVEAGGDADMIKLRKILEDDASQKKKLEEEIIILRSQLLQLNFEADQMRRCLESGSSGNAFPAMDTSLSQSRHSQPKDTRNDQKASVATLFEQVGLHKILSLLESDDANVRVHAVKVVANLAAEETNQKSIVEAGGLTSLLMLLRRYEDETVRRVAAGAIANLAMNEANQELIMSEGGITLLSMAASDAEEPQTLRMVAGAIANLCGNDKILMKLRSQGGIKALLGIVRCGHPDVLSQIARGIANFAKCESRASNQGIKSGKSFLIDDGALPWIVQNANNESAPIRRHIELALCHLAQHEVNAKDMISGGALWELVRISRDCNREDIRSLARRTLSSIPQFKSELRRLRIEY; the protein is encoded by the exons ATGGCGTCGACTATTCACCGAAACGTCGTCGCTCAACGCGGAAGCGCCAAGTTAGATCGCCAAGGCGCCAACAACAACAGCATCCTCAGAACGAAGCCTCGCCACTCTCACCCGCCGGGATCCGGCGCTCCCCGCCGCAGCTCGCCATCTCACGGTGGCGACGCAG TTCCTGGAAGAGTTCGAGTGGCTGTAAGATTGAGACCTCAAAATGCAGAAGAAATGATGGCAGATGCTGATTTTGCAGATTGTGTAGAATTGCAACCGGAG CTTAAAAGATTGAAGCTTCGACGTAACAATTGGGATTCCGACACTTATGAATTTGATGAAGTGCTCACTGAATTTGCGTCACAGAAGCGTGTTTATGAAGTTGTAGCTAAGCCCGTTGTAGAG AGTGTTCTTGATGGCTATAATGGAACTGTAATGGCTTATGGTCAAACTGGCACTGGCAAAACATTTACCCTTGGACAATTGGGGGAGGAAGACACTTCTAGTCGGGGTATCATGGTTCGTGCCATGGAGGATATTTTATCGGACTTATCCCCAGAAACTGATTCTGTCACAGTCTCATACCTGCAG CTTTACATGGAGACTGTCCAGGACTTACTAAATCCAGCCAATGATAATATTCCCATAGTGGAGGATCCAAGAAGTGGTGATGTGTCTTTGCCTGGGGCAACTCACGTAGACATAAGGGACCAGCAGACTTTTTTGGAGTTGCTTAGATTAGGGGAAGCTCATCGAATTGCTGCTAACACCAGAATGAATACTGAATCTTCTCGTAGTCATGCTCTTCTGACG GTACATGTCAGGAGGTCTGTTGTGGAAAGTGCAGATAATGTTTTGACTGAAAATTTTGATGCCTCTCACTTGACTAAACCTTCAAAACCACTTATTCGAAAGAGCAAGCTTGTTGTCATTGATTTGGCAGGATCAGAGCGTATCCATAAGTCAG GAAGTGAAGGGCACATGCTTGAGGAAGCAAAATCTATCAATCTTTCTCTTAGCGCATTGGGGAAATGTATTAATGCTCTAGCCGAAAACAGTGCTCATGTACCATTTCGTGATTCAAAGCTTACTAGGCTGCTTAGGGATTCTTTTGGAG GAACAGCTCGGACCTCATTGATTGTGACCATTGGTCCATCTCCACAGCATCGAGGAGAGACATCTAGTACAATTTTGTTCGGCCAAAGG GCTATGAAGGTTGAAAACATGCTGAAAATTAAGGAGGAGTTTGATTATAAAAGTTTGTCTcggaaacttgaggtacagttaGATAAGCTTATTGCAGAAAATGAAAGGCAGCGGAAAGCTTTTGAAGATGAAGTTGAAAGaataaatttggaggcacaatgtCGTATTGCTGAAGTTGAGAAGAACTTTGCTGAAGCATTGGAG AGAGAAAGATTGAAATGTCAGATGGAGTACATGGAATCAGTTAAGCAGCTGGAGCAGAAGTTGATGACAAGTCAGGAAAGACAAGGTTGCAATGGTTTTGTCAATGGCTGTGGAGAG GGGGTTGCAACATCTTCTGCTGATGAAGTTGCTGAGGTCAAAAAGcttcttgaaattgaaaaaggCAAGAGAAAGGCAATTGAAGAAGAGCTAAAAAGTCAAAAAATCCAACTGGgtaaatatggacaagtagag GCAGGAGGTGATGCTGACATGATAAAGCTTCGCAAAATCCTGGAGGATGATGCTAGTCAGAAAAAGAAActtgaagaagaaataataatattaagaaGCCAATTATTGCAATTAAACTTTGAAGCTGACCAG ATGAGAAGGTGCTTAGAAAGTGGAAGTTCTGGAAATGCATTCCCTGCGATGGATACTTCGTTGTCTCAAAGTAGAcattcccaacccaaagacaCTAGGAATGATCAGAAGGCATCTGTTGCCACCCTCTTTGAACAAG tTGGATTGCATAAGATTTTATCATTGCTCGAGTCAGATGATGCCAATGTACGAGTACATGCTGTGAAAGTGGTGGCCAACCTAGCAGCTGAAG AGACAAATCAGAAAAGTATTGTTGAAGCTGGTGGTCTTACTTCCTTGTTGATGCTGCTTAGAAGATATGAGGATGAAACTGTTCGCAGGGTAGCAGCAGGAGCAATTGCTAATCTTGCCATGAATG AGGCCAATCAAGAACTCATAATGTCTGAAGGAGGAATTACTCTGTTATCAATGGCTGCATCCGATGCTGAAGAACCACAAACTCTTCGAATGGTTGCTGGGGCCATTGCTAACCTATGTGGGAATG ATAAAATATTGATGAAGCTGAGATCTCAAGGAGGTATAAAGGCTTTACTGGGAATTGTAAGATGTGGACATCCTGATGTTCTTTCGCAAATTGCTCGAGGAATTGCCAACTTCGCTAAATGCGAATCTCGAGCTTCTAATCAAG GGATAAAAAGTGGCAAATCCTTTTTGATAGATGATGGTGCACTTCCATGGATAGTACAAAATGCTAATAATGAATCCGCACCAATTAGACGCCACATTGAGCTTGCACTTTGCCACTTGGCACAGCATG AAGTCAATGCAAAAGACATGATCAGTGGAGGAGCCCTTTGGGAGCTTGTGAGGATATCAAGAGATTGCAACCGAGAAGATATTAGGAGCCTTGCTCGCCGGACTCTGAGCTCTATCCCGCAATTCAAATCTGAATTGCGGCGACTGCGGATAGAATATTGA
- the LOC112753746 gene encoding kinesin-like protein KIN-UB isoform X2, giving the protein MMADADFADCVELQPELKRLKLRRNNWDSDTYEFDEVLTEFASQKRVYEVVAKPVVESVLDGYNGTVMAYGQTGTGKTFTLGQLGEEDTSSRGIMVRAMEDILSDLSPETDSVTVSYLQLYMETVQDLLNPANDNIPIVEDPRSGDVSLPGATHVDIRDQQTFLELLRLGEAHRIAANTRMNTESSRSHALLTVHVRRSVVESADNVLTENFDASHLTKPSKPLIRKSKLVVIDLAGSERIHKSGSEGHMLEEAKSINLSLSALGKCINALAENSAHVPFRDSKLTRLLRDSFGGTARTSLIVTIGPSPQHRGETSSTILFGQRAMKVENMLKIKEEFDYKSLSRKLEVQLDKLIAENERQRKAFEDEVERINLEAQCRIAEVEKNFAEALERERLKCQMEYMESVKQLEQKLMTSQERQGCNGFVNGCGEGVATSSADEVAEVKKLLEIEKGKRKAIEEELKSQKIQLGKYGQVEAGGDADMIKLRKILEDDASQKKKLEEEIIILRSQLLQLNFEADQMRRCLESGSSGNAFPAMDTSLSQSRHSQPKDTRNDQKASVATLFEQVGLHKILSLLESDDANVRVHAVKVVANLAAEETNQKSIVEAGGLTSLLMLLRRYEDETVRRVAAGAIANLAMNEANQELIMSEGGITLLSMAASDAEEPQTLRMVAGAIANLCGNDKILMKLRSQGGIKALLGIVRCGHPDVLSQIARGIANFAKCESRASNQGIKSGKSFLIDDGALPWIVQNANNESAPIRRHIELALCHLAQHEVNAKDMISGGALWELVRISRDCNREDIRSLARRTLSSIPQFKSELRRLRIEY; this is encoded by the exons ATGATGGCAGATGCTGATTTTGCAGATTGTGTAGAATTGCAACCGGAG CTTAAAAGATTGAAGCTTCGACGTAACAATTGGGATTCCGACACTTATGAATTTGATGAAGTGCTCACTGAATTTGCGTCACAGAAGCGTGTTTATGAAGTTGTAGCTAAGCCCGTTGTAGAG AGTGTTCTTGATGGCTATAATGGAACTGTAATGGCTTATGGTCAAACTGGCACTGGCAAAACATTTACCCTTGGACAATTGGGGGAGGAAGACACTTCTAGTCGGGGTATCATGGTTCGTGCCATGGAGGATATTTTATCGGACTTATCCCCAGAAACTGATTCTGTCACAGTCTCATACCTGCAG CTTTACATGGAGACTGTCCAGGACTTACTAAATCCAGCCAATGATAATATTCCCATAGTGGAGGATCCAAGAAGTGGTGATGTGTCTTTGCCTGGGGCAACTCACGTAGACATAAGGGACCAGCAGACTTTTTTGGAGTTGCTTAGATTAGGGGAAGCTCATCGAATTGCTGCTAACACCAGAATGAATACTGAATCTTCTCGTAGTCATGCTCTTCTGACG GTACATGTCAGGAGGTCTGTTGTGGAAAGTGCAGATAATGTTTTGACTGAAAATTTTGATGCCTCTCACTTGACTAAACCTTCAAAACCACTTATTCGAAAGAGCAAGCTTGTTGTCATTGATTTGGCAGGATCAGAGCGTATCCATAAGTCAG GAAGTGAAGGGCACATGCTTGAGGAAGCAAAATCTATCAATCTTTCTCTTAGCGCATTGGGGAAATGTATTAATGCTCTAGCCGAAAACAGTGCTCATGTACCATTTCGTGATTCAAAGCTTACTAGGCTGCTTAGGGATTCTTTTGGAG GAACAGCTCGGACCTCATTGATTGTGACCATTGGTCCATCTCCACAGCATCGAGGAGAGACATCTAGTACAATTTTGTTCGGCCAAAGG GCTATGAAGGTTGAAAACATGCTGAAAATTAAGGAGGAGTTTGATTATAAAAGTTTGTCTcggaaacttgaggtacagttaGATAAGCTTATTGCAGAAAATGAAAGGCAGCGGAAAGCTTTTGAAGATGAAGTTGAAAGaataaatttggaggcacaatgtCGTATTGCTGAAGTTGAGAAGAACTTTGCTGAAGCATTGGAG AGAGAAAGATTGAAATGTCAGATGGAGTACATGGAATCAGTTAAGCAGCTGGAGCAGAAGTTGATGACAAGTCAGGAAAGACAAGGTTGCAATGGTTTTGTCAATGGCTGTGGAGAG GGGGTTGCAACATCTTCTGCTGATGAAGTTGCTGAGGTCAAAAAGcttcttgaaattgaaaaaggCAAGAGAAAGGCAATTGAAGAAGAGCTAAAAAGTCAAAAAATCCAACTGGgtaaatatggacaagtagag GCAGGAGGTGATGCTGACATGATAAAGCTTCGCAAAATCCTGGAGGATGATGCTAGTCAGAAAAAGAAActtgaagaagaaataataatattaagaaGCCAATTATTGCAATTAAACTTTGAAGCTGACCAG ATGAGAAGGTGCTTAGAAAGTGGAAGTTCTGGAAATGCATTCCCTGCGATGGATACTTCGTTGTCTCAAAGTAGAcattcccaacccaaagacaCTAGGAATGATCAGAAGGCATCTGTTGCCACCCTCTTTGAACAAG tTGGATTGCATAAGATTTTATCATTGCTCGAGTCAGATGATGCCAATGTACGAGTACATGCTGTGAAAGTGGTGGCCAACCTAGCAGCTGAAG AGACAAATCAGAAAAGTATTGTTGAAGCTGGTGGTCTTACTTCCTTGTTGATGCTGCTTAGAAGATATGAGGATGAAACTGTTCGCAGGGTAGCAGCAGGAGCAATTGCTAATCTTGCCATGAATG AGGCCAATCAAGAACTCATAATGTCTGAAGGAGGAATTACTCTGTTATCAATGGCTGCATCCGATGCTGAAGAACCACAAACTCTTCGAATGGTTGCTGGGGCCATTGCTAACCTATGTGGGAATG ATAAAATATTGATGAAGCTGAGATCTCAAGGAGGTATAAAGGCTTTACTGGGAATTGTAAGATGTGGACATCCTGATGTTCTTTCGCAAATTGCTCGAGGAATTGCCAACTTCGCTAAATGCGAATCTCGAGCTTCTAATCAAG GGATAAAAAGTGGCAAATCCTTTTTGATAGATGATGGTGCACTTCCATGGATAGTACAAAATGCTAATAATGAATCCGCACCAATTAGACGCCACATTGAGCTTGCACTTTGCCACTTGGCACAGCATG AAGTCAATGCAAAAGACATGATCAGTGGAGGAGCCCTTTGGGAGCTTGTGAGGATATCAAGAGATTGCAACCGAGAAGATATTAGGAGCCTTGCTCGCCGGACTCTGAGCTCTATCCCGCAATTCAAATCTGAATTGCGGCGACTGCGGATAGAATATTGA